In Pseudoalteromonas tetraodonis, the genomic window CAGTTCTTTAATCTTTTTCTTTAATTACTTTCTCTGTGTTCTCCTATCCTCTGTGGTAAATAAATTTTTAAGAGCTTATTGTAATGCCCAGGTTCGGTTGTCCGATCCCCGCAACCAGTTAACTATCTCCTAAAACCTTTATTTTTGAACCACAGAGAGCACCGAGGCGCTTCGCGCTGCACTGAGAAAAAGCTTCAATTTTGGAAATCGAATAACTAACAACAGTTCTTTAATCTTTGTCTTTAATCACTTTCTCTGTTTTCTCCTATCCTCTGTGGTAAATAAATTTTTAAGAGCTTATTGTAATGCCCAGGTCCGGTTGTCCGATCCCCGGAACCAGTTAACTTTCTCCTAAAACCTTTATTTTTGAACCACAGAGAACACCGAGGCGCTTCGCGCTGCACAGAGAAAAAGCTTCAATTTTGGAAATCTAATAACTAACAACAGTTCTTTAATCTTTGTCTTTAATTACTTTCTCTGTGTGCTCCTATCCTCTGTGGTAAATAAATCACTAAGTTCTTATTGTAATAATAGGGCTGGGTGAGTGATTAAGCTCGTAACCCGACTCCCGAGGCCCGTTAACTTTTGCCTAGACAAAAAAAGACCCAGAGCTAAAAGAACTCTGGGTTATAGAGGGGCTCGTATTTGAGCCCTGCGCTAACTAAAGACACTTTCAGATTCTTAGGGAGAAGAAGAAAGTTATTTAAGTATAGTCAAAAGTGCTAAAAATACACATTTTTGTTCGTTTTTTATACTACTGTAATTACAGCAAGTTACATTTGTTATACACACCTTTATTAGAATTTACGCCCAGTTTATTAACTGCGTATTTTGTACTAAATCTCGTGGTAAAGAGTTTTTAACTTTATTTTTTTGCCATTTCCCTAAGCCAATAGGGCAACCACATAAAGTTAGGATTACCTCGCCGCTGGATTTGGTTACCTCTTCTAGGCGTATATCTTTACCATTAAAGTAATCGTTAGCCTGTTCATTGGTTAATGCCAGTACATTACTTTTACACTGCTTACCAAATACGGTGGCAAATTCGTGCGTTAGGCGTACGCCATTTTTATGAATAACGCCTACTTGTATCCCTAATCGCGCATATTTAATTTTGTTTTGTATCGCTTCAAACTCATCAGGAAACAGCCAAAGCTCTTTGTCGCGTTGTTTTAACGTACCTGGCAGGCTTGTTAAACCAAATTGCTTTTTGAGAGAGCTCATAAACTCATCTTGCTGTTTACTGTCAAATTGGTTAAACGGGAACGCGCCTTTTTTAACTTTTAATGTTTGGTTTTCGCAGCTGCTGTGCTTTTTAAATTTGGCAATAAAAAAGCCTTCGCTGTCAAAGGTTTGCGGCCAAACATGTAAGTAGCCCTCTGCGGTGGTGGCTTTATCAGCTCCAGGGAATAAATCGCTTAATGACTCAGGGCTTATATATTCGCCAAACTCATCTAATAATGCGCTGCATACTTGCTGGTTTTCGAGTGGGGTTAACGTACAGGTTGAATACACTAATGTGCCACCTGGTTTAAGTGCATAAAACGCACTTTTAATCAGATCTTTTTGTACTTGGGCAATGGTAATATTTGACTCGATTGACCAATTTTTTAGCGCGTCGCTATCTTTACGTACTGTGCCTTCGCCAGAGCAGGGCGCATCAAGTAAAATGCTGTCGAAGCACTCAAACATGTAGTTGCCAAATACCACACCATCAAAATGCGATAGCGCACAGTTACCTACACCCATACGCTTTAGCGTGGCACTGAGTACTTTTAAACGTGATGACGAAAGCTCATTTGCAACTAGCACGCCTTGATTGTTCATTAGTGCAGCCAGTTGTGAGGTTTTAGAGCCCGGTGCCGAGGCCATATCGAGCACTGTGTTACTGGTTTTAAGGCTTTGCTTTAGTGCCATTGGCGGCAACATTGAGCTTGCCTCTTGAACGTAAATAGCCCCGCTTAAGTGTAAATCGGTATTGCCCAGCGCTAGGTTTTGCTCTTCATCGTTTGGGCGCTCTAACCAAAAACCTTCGTCGCACCAAGGAATAGCGGTAAGTTGCCAGTTTTTTTTAGCCGCTTGTTGCTTAAACTCTTCAACACTCATTTTTAATGTATTAACGCGAACAGATTTACGCAGTGGACGACGACATGCACTTAAAAAGTCATCTAAGTTTAGGTGCTCGGGTAAATAGGTTTTTACGTCGTTAATAAATGGCTCAGGGATGTAAGTGTTTGCGTCCACGTTTTGGCTCATACAGTCAAAATAAAGCATGATAATAGCATTTTTAACGATTTTTTTCAGTGTTAAAAACGAAATAGTAACCCTTAAAAGGTGTCGACATCTTGTTGGGTAAAACAGCTTAAATACATTTTTTATTATACTTTCGGCTAATAATGTCGACAATATGGTGGTTTTTCACTCGATTTAAGTGGTTCTAGGGTTGACAGGTATAAATAATAAGCACATAGTTAGACCATAAATTGTCGACAATATAAAAATACTTTATGACACAGCACTTGTTAA contains:
- the rsmF gene encoding 16S rRNA (cytosine(1407)-C(5))-methyltransferase RsmF, producing the protein MDANTYIPEPFINDVKTYLPEHLNLDDFLSACRRPLRKSVRVNTLKMSVEEFKQQAAKKNWQLTAIPWCDEGFWLERPNDEEQNLALGNTDLHLSGAIYVQEASSMLPPMALKQSLKTSNTVLDMASAPGSKTSQLAALMNNQGVLVANELSSSRLKVLSATLKRMGVGNCALSHFDGVVFGNYMFECFDSILLDAPCSGEGTVRKDSDALKNWSIESNITIAQVQKDLIKSAFYALKPGGTLVYSTCTLTPLENQQVCSALLDEFGEYISPESLSDLFPGADKATTAEGYLHVWPQTFDSEGFFIAKFKKHSSCENQTLKVKKGAFPFNQFDSKQQDEFMSSLKKQFGLTSLPGTLKQRDKELWLFPDEFEAIQNKIKYARLGIQVGVIHKNGVRLTHEFATVFGKQCKSNVLALTNEQANDYFNGKDIRLEEVTKSSGEVILTLCGCPIGLGKWQKNKVKNSLPRDLVQNTQLINWA